One window from the genome of Streptomyces sp. NBC_00287 encodes:
- a CDS encoding ABC transporter ATP-binding protein, whose translation MTPPAGALLAAEELRKAYGPTVALDGAEFSVHPGEVVAVMGPSGSGKSTLLHCLAGIVPPDSGSITYAGREMATMSDAERSQLRRSEFGFVFQFGQLVPELTCVENVALPLRLNGTSRKEAERTALSWMERLEVDDLRKKRPGEVSGGQGQRVAVARALVTSPRVVFADEPTGALDSLNGERVMELLTEAARSTNAAVVLVTHEARVAAYSDREIVVRDGRSRDMERIV comes from the coding sequence GTGACGCCGCCCGCCGGTGCCCTGCTCGCGGCCGAGGAGCTGCGCAAGGCCTACGGTCCGACCGTCGCGCTCGACGGCGCCGAGTTCTCCGTGCATCCCGGGGAGGTCGTCGCCGTGATGGGGCCCTCCGGCTCCGGGAAGTCGACGCTGCTGCACTGTCTCGCCGGGATCGTGCCCCCGGACTCCGGGTCGATCACGTACGCCGGGCGGGAGATGGCGACGATGAGCGACGCCGAGCGCAGTCAGTTGCGGCGCTCGGAGTTCGGGTTCGTGTTCCAGTTCGGCCAGTTGGTGCCCGAGCTGACCTGCGTCGAGAACGTCGCCCTGCCGCTCAGGCTGAACGGCACCTCCCGCAAGGAGGCCGAGCGCACCGCGCTGTCCTGGATGGAACGTCTCGAGGTCGACGATCTGCGCAAGAAGCGCCCCGGTGAGGTCTCCGGCGGTCAGGGGCAGCGGGTCGCCGTGGCCCGCGCGCTGGTCACCAGCCCCCGGGTGGTGTTCGCCGACGAGCCGACCGGAGCGCTGGACTCCCTCAACGGCGAGCGCGTGATGGAACTGCTCACGGAGGCCGCGCGCTCCACCAACGCCGCCGTCGTGCTGGTCACGCACGAGGCTCGGGTGGCGGCCTACTCCGACCGCGAGATCGTCGTACGGGACGGGCGGTCCCGGGACATGGAGCGGATCGT
- a CDS encoding PadR family transcriptional regulator, with product MSIGHTLLGLLESGPRHGYDLKRAFDEKFGHDRPLHYGQVYSTMSRLLKHGLVEVDGIEPGGGPERKRYAITDAGVTDVQRWLATPEKPEPYLQSTLYTKVVLALLTRRDAADILDTQRAEHLRMMRILTDRKRKGDLADQLICDHALFHLEADLRWLELTAARLDKLAEVVVK from the coding sequence ATGTCCATCGGTCACACCCTCCTAGGGCTCCTGGAATCGGGCCCCCGTCACGGCTACGACCTGAAGCGGGCCTTCGACGAGAAGTTCGGTCACGACCGGCCGCTGCACTACGGCCAGGTCTACTCGACGATGTCCCGGCTGCTGAAGCACGGCCTCGTCGAGGTCGACGGCATCGAGCCCGGCGGCGGCCCCGAGCGGAAGCGGTACGCGATCACCGACGCCGGGGTCACCGACGTACAGCGGTGGCTGGCGACGCCCGAGAAGCCCGAGCCGTATCTGCAGTCGACGCTGTACACCAAGGTCGTCCTCGCGCTGCTCACCCGGCGCGATGCCGCCGACATCCTCGACACCCAGCGCGCCGAGCATCTGCGGATGATGCGGATCCTGACCGACCGCAAGCGCAAGGGCGATCTCGCGGACCAGCTGATCTGCGATCACGCCCTGTTCCATCTGGAGGCCGATCTGCGCTGGCTCGAGCTGACCGCCGCGCGCCTCGACAAGCTGGCGGAGGTGGTGGTCAAGTGA
- a CDS encoding SPFH domain-containing protein, which translates to MSDNHTPTTTDVPHMPEPRVREFTAHSIGGGLALLLGLLGLAVGAGCIAGATAVDGTGAKAALIAGGILIALCAFLAMCGLNMVAPGEARVVQLFGRYRGTIRQDGLRWVNPLTSRAKISTRVRNHETAVLKVNDAYGNPIELAAVVVWKVEDTAQATFEVDDFLEFVSTQTEAAVRHIAIEYPYDAHDEDGLSLRGNAEEITEKLAFELHARVEAAGVQIIESRFTHLAYAPEIASAMLQRQQAGAVVAARRQIVDGAVGMVEAALARISERDIVELDEERKAAMVSNLMVVLCGDRSPQPVLNTGTLYQ; encoded by the coding sequence ATGTCCGACAACCACACGCCCACCACCACCGACGTACCCCACATGCCCGAACCACGCGTGCGCGAGTTCACCGCGCACAGCATCGGCGGCGGCCTGGCGCTGCTGCTCGGCCTGCTCGGGCTCGCCGTCGGGGCCGGCTGCATCGCCGGCGCCACCGCGGTCGACGGGACCGGCGCCAAGGCCGCGCTGATCGCCGGTGGCATCCTGATCGCGCTCTGCGCCTTCCTCGCGATGTGCGGACTGAACATGGTCGCGCCGGGCGAGGCCCGGGTGGTGCAGCTCTTCGGCCGGTACCGGGGGACGATCCGGCAGGACGGGCTGCGCTGGGTGAACCCGTTGACGTCGAGGGCCAAGATCTCGACCCGCGTCCGCAACCACGAGACCGCGGTCCTCAAGGTCAACGACGCCTACGGCAACCCGATCGAGCTCGCCGCGGTCGTGGTGTGGAAGGTCGAGGACACCGCCCAGGCCACCTTCGAGGTGGACGACTTCCTGGAGTTCGTCTCCACCCAGACCGAGGCGGCCGTGCGGCACATCGCCATCGAGTACCCGTACGACGCCCATGACGAGGACGGTCTCTCGCTGCGCGGCAACGCCGAGGAGATCACCGAGAAGCTCGCCTTCGAACTGCACGCGCGCGTGGAGGCGGCCGGAGTGCAGATCATCGAGTCGCGCTTCACGCATCTCGCGTACGCTCCGGAGATCGCCTCGGCGATGCTCCAGCGGCAGCAGGCCGGGGCGGTCGTCGCCGCCCGTCGGCAGATCGTGGACGGAGCGGTCGGGATGGTCGAGGCGGCACTCGCGCGGATCTCCGAGCGGGACATCGTGGAGCTGGACGAGGAGCGCAAGGCGGCGATGGTGTCGAACCTGATGGTGGTGCTGTGCGGTGACCGGTCGCCGCAGCCGGTGCTCAACACGGGAACCCTCTACCAGTGA